The DNA window TAAGCTGAACATAACCTTTAAACTCTAGTGGTAGCTGATTAATATATGCTTTGTTGTCTTTAAACGTATATTTTTGATTGTTAAGATCTAAGCCAATTAAAGCATCTAATTTTATACTATTATTATTGAGGTATTTTGAGCTATCCACACTCATACTCACATTGGTTGTTGTTTCAGTATCGAGTTCTGAATTTTCTGCAGAAAAGGTGCCGTGACCAAAATGATTCAATTCGGTTAAATGCAATTCTATTTTCGAAATCGCATCTAAATAGGTAATTGCACTATTGTTGATTGCATAGTCTTCAATATCAAACGAAAAACTATTACTGATTTCTTCCGTTTTTACAGAAGTAGTTTCATCTTCTTTAGTGATATCGTAATTATTATTACCTAATGCGTCAGTTTTGAGCGTGACTAAGGCTTCATCTATTATTATTGAATTAACAACAATAGGTTCTTCACTTGACGTTTTAAAGAGTTCATTTACAGACATTGTAAATGCAATATTTTTTGATGTCACAAAGGTCTCTCCTTCAAAAGGTTTGAAGTTGGTAATCACCAAGTCTTCGATCTCTACATGTGCCTGCGGAAAACTACGAATTAAGCTTAAACTTACATCACTAAATTCAACTTGAGCGTTTACATTTTCATTTATAAAACGCTTAACCATGTCTTTAATTTGCGACTGAAATGCAAAAGGAATGGCTAATAAAAGGAAGAATATAATTAGTATAGAGATGCCTATAATCTTGAGTGCTTTTTTCATAAAATGATATCAATTCTAATTTGTGTGTAAATATATACGAAGCTAGTTTCACTTTAGACCAATCTATATTAAAGTTTAGCAAAATTTTAACCCAATTGATGAGATTATTGCCTGATTAGATCAATTCAATTTCTTCATTGACTTTTAAGCCAAAACGTTTTCTGAAAAGATACACACCTAAATATAAAAATGGCGTATCTAATGCTGCAACGATTACTTTGAATAGAAAGCCACTGATGAGTAAGCCTTCGAAGTTTTTCCAAGGAATAATTCCAAACGAACATAATAATGTTAAAATGGTAAACGTATCTACAAACTGAGAAAACCAAGTTGAAAAATTATTTCTTAACCAAAGGTGTTTACCTTTAGTAAGATGCTTCCAAAAATGATAGATTTGAATATCTACAAATTGTGCAAACAAATAGGTAATCATACTTGCAAATACTGCTATCGCTGAATTACCAAATACATTTGAAAACGTTTCGTCATTAACATACGACCAAGAGGTTGCTGGCATATTACTTGACACTAAAATGATAAATAATGAAAATAGAGATGCAAAAATTCCAGATACAACGACTTGGTTCGCTCTCTTTTTTCCGTAAATCTCACTAATTAAATCTGTAATTAAAAATGTAATAGGATAAGGAAGTATGCCAACAGAAATCTCAAATAACTTGGCACCAAAAATTTCTACATCAAATGGATACCAATAAAAAAACTTTTGAAATATAAGATTTGAAACGACTAAAGACGTGATAAACAGAGCAGCTAAGAACAAATAGATTTTTTGTGCAGCTAGTTTATCTTTTAAGGTCATAAATTGTGAATAAATACTTACTGTAAATATAAGATAAAACGGATTTCTTTTCATTATTTTGGCATTCATTATGAATTCACCTAACCACGTTTACATAGCTCTTGGAAGTAATAAAGGCGACAGAATTAAACATCTGCAGGACGCTGTGAATTTGATTTTTGAAGAAATTGGAAAAGTGAATAGCATTGCTAAAGTCTATAATACTCCAGCTTTTGGGTTTGAAGGCGATGATTTTTTAAACACCTGTCTCTATGCTGAAACTGAATGTTCTGCGGAAGCTGTTTTAGACAAACTGTTGCAAATTGAAACCAAATTAGGACGTTCAAGAACAATTTCTGAAACCTATGAAGCCAGAACGATTGACTTAGACGTGTTGTTTTATAATGATGAGATCATAGATTCAAAAACACTGAAGGTTCCGCATCCTGAATTGCAAAAACGAAAGTTTGTATTACATCCTTTACATGATATCGCTTCAAAGTTGAAACATCCTGTTTTGGAACAAACGGTTGCAGAGTTATTAGAAGCCTGTGAGGATGTTAGTGATATTGTACCAATTAAGATTTGGTTGAAGAATCCAACAAAGCGATTTAATTTTTCGAATCAGAATTATATTGCTATTGAAGGAAATATTGGAGCTGGTAAAACAAGTTTGGCTTATAAAATATCACAAGATTTTAATGCTAAGTTGATTTTAGAGCGTTTTGCGGATAATCCGTTTTTGCCAAAATTTTATGAAGAACCACAGCGTTATGCGTTTACTTTAGAAATGTCTTTTCTTGCCGATCGTTATCAGCAAATAAGTGATGATTTATCACAATTAGATTTGTTTAAAGATTTTATGGTAAGTGATTACGATATTTATAAGTCGCTTATTTTTTCAAAAATCACGTTGCCTGAAGATGAATTCAAACTCTATAGAAAACTATTTTATTTGATGTATAAGGACATTGCAAAACCAGATTTATATGTCTATCTCTATCAAAACACAGAGCGTTTACAAGAGAATATCAAAAAACGTGGTCGTGATTACGAACAAAATATTGAAAGTGAATACTTAGAGAAAATTAATTCAGGCTATTTAGACTTTTTAAAAAATCAGACCGAACTCAATGTGAAAATCATTGATGTTTCTGAAAAGGATTTTGTGAAAAATCGAGCAGACTATTTGTGGCTGCTTAATGAGATTTGTACTGCATGATGAAACATCGTATTGAAGTTATTGAAGATCGATTGATTGTTGGTATGAAAACCCAAACATCTGTTTTAACTATAAATGAAAAGACGAAGCAATTAGCAAAATTGTTTATGCCTAGACGACATGAAGTAGCTTCAAGAATTGGGGAACATGTGTTTTCTATTCAAGATTATGGTGACAATTATTCGCCTACTGATTTCAATTCAGAATTTGATAAATGGGTTGCAGTAGAGGTTAAAGACAGTAATGATTTACCTGAAGGAATGGATTCATTTATTATAAAATCTGGAACCTATGTTGTATTCAGTTTTAAAGGTTCTGTTTCTGAGTTTCCAAAAAGTAGAGCTTATATCTTTCAAGAGTGGTTGCCTAATTCTGAATATCAATTAGATCCAAAAGCACATTTTGAAATTTTAAGTGAAAATTATAGTAAAGATCTTCAGAATATTGAAGAAGATATTTGGATTCCTGTTAGGAAGAAATAGAATTCATTTTACTAAATACATCCCAAACCACAACACCACAACTCACTGAAATGTTTAATGAGTGTTTGGTTCCAAATTGTGGAATCTCAATTACAACATCACTTGCATTAACCACATCTTGAGTCACGCCTTTTACTTCATTTCCAAAGACTAAAGCATATTTTTGATTGGCTTTAGGTTTAAAATCGTTTAGCATTGTCGCGCGTTCAGCTTGTTCAATGCTTATTATTGATGTGCCTTCAGTTTTTAATTTATCAACTAATTCGATAGTGTGTTCAACATATTCCCAATCTACGGTTTCTGTACTTCCTAAAGCTGTTTTTCTAATGTCATTATGAGGAGGTGTTGCCGTGATTCCACAGAGATAAATTTTTTCAACTAAAAATGCATCACTAGTTCTAAATACTGAACCAATATTGTTTAGACTTCTAATATTGTCAAGAATAATAATAAGAGGTGTTTTTTCTGCCAATTTAAATTCGTCGACATTTAATCGGTCAAGTTCGCTGTTTTTTAGTTTTCTCATTTCAAAATCATCTTTCTGTCATTGCGAGGACGAAAGACGTGGCAATCTCCTAGCTTAGTTGTTAAAATCTAGTCTTAATTGTAGATAACTTATAAGGTTACCATTTTCTAAAACTTCAAATTATAAGTACTTTAGCAGTCTTACAATGTTCACAAAAATACACAAAACCATTGGCTAAAAAAGTAAAAAAGGAAACACCATTAATGAAACAGTACAATGCTATCAAAGCAAAGTATCCTGATGCATTATTATTGTTTAGAGTAGGAGATTTTTATGAAACCTTTGGTGAAGATGCTGTAAAAGCGTCTAAAATTTTAGATATTATTTTAACCAAAAGAGGCGCTGGTAGTCCGACCGAAATTGAATTAGCAGGTTTTCCACACCATTCTTTAAATACGTATTTACCTAAATTGGTGAAAGCTGGTTGTCGTGTTGCTATTTGTGATCAACTTGAAGATCCGAAGCAAACCAAAACCATTGTAAAACGTGGTGTTACCGAATTAGTTACTCCAGGTGTTGCGCTGAATGATGATATTTTACATTCTAAAACCAATAATTTTTTAGCGTCTGTTTATTTTGGATTGCATGCTGTTGGAGTGTCATTTTTAGATGTGTCTACAGGTGAGTTTTTTATATCTCAAGGCAACGAAGAATATATAGATAAGTTACTTCAGAATTTTAAACCAAGTGAAGTATTGGTGTCAAAGCCTAATAAGTTAAAATACAATACTGCTTTTGGGAACGATTTTCATGCTTTTTATTTAGAAGATTGGGTGTTTCAAGATGATTATGCTAATGAAACGTTACTGAAACATTTCAATACAAAATCATTAAAAGGTTTTGGGATTGAAGACTTATATGAAGGGATTGTAGCTTCTGGTTCAATTTTACATTATTTAAGCGAAACACAGCATCATAAATTACAACACATTACCTCTATACAACGCTTAACTAAAGGTGAGCATGTTTGGATGGATCGTTTTACGATTAAAAATTTAGAGCTGTATCAATCTAATAATCAGAATGCAGTGACGTTGGTGGATGTGATTGATAAAACGATTTCACCAATGGGTGGACGACTACTGAAACGTTGGTTGGCTTTGCCTTTAGTGAATCTTGAAAGTATTAAACATCGGCACGACGTAGTTGAATTTCTTAATGAAGATATAACATTATTGACTAAGTTTCAGCATCAATTGAAGCAAATTGGAGATATTGAACGCTTGATTTCAAAAGTTGCTACAGTTAAAATAAGTCCGAGAGAAGTCGTTCAACTTAAAAATGCTTTGGAAGCTATTGTGCCAATAAAAGCATTAGCGGTTCAGTCTAAAAATAAGGCATTACAATATTTAGGAGAACAAATGGATGCTTGTGATGAACTTCGTGAGCGTATTAAAGCAACTTTAAATGAAGAAGCTCCAGTTAATATTTTAAAAGGAAATACGATTTCTTCAGATTTTTCTTCTGAGTTGAAAGAACTTCGAGATCTTTCGGCTTCTGGCAAAGAGTATCTAGATAAAATGCTAGAACGTGAAAGTGAACGTACTGGAATAACATCTCTAAAGATAGCTTCCAATAATGTGTTTGGTTATTATATTGAAGTGCGTCATACACATAAAGATAAAGTTCCCGAAGAATGGATACGTAAGCAAACTCTAGTTAGCGCAGAGCGTTATATTACAGAAGAACTTAAAGAGTACGAGACTAAAATTTTAGGCGCAGAAGAACGTATTTTGGCTATTGAGCAACAGTTGTTTGCTGAGTTGATTCATTGGATGATTGGTTTTATAAAACCTGTTCAGAAAAATTCGGCACTTATTGCTCAGTTGGATTGCCTTTGTGGTTTTTCAAAGTTGGCTATCGATCATAATTATGCGAGACCAATACTTACTGAAACGTATGAGCTAGATATCAAAAACGGAAGACATCCAGTTATAGAAAAACAATTGCCACATAGCGAGCCTTATATTGCAAATGATGTGTATTTAGATCGTGAAAAGCAACAAATCATTATGATTACTGGTCCGAATATGTCTGGTAAATCTGCTATTTTACGTCAAACGGCATTAATTGTGTTGTTGGCGCAAATGGGAAGTTTTGTGCCTGCTGAAAGTGCAACGATTGGATTAACCGATAAGATTTTTACAAGAGTAGGAGCAAGTGATAATATCTCAATGGGTGAATCGACTTTTATGGTTGAAATGAATGAAACCGCTTCTATTTTGAATAATATATCAGATAGAAGTTTGGTGTTGTTAGATGAAATTGGAAGAGGTACTAGTACTTACGATGGTATTTCTATTGCTTGGGCAATTAGTGAGTATTTACATGAACATCCAAGCAGAGCTAAGACGTTGTTTGCTACGCATTATCATGAGTTAAACGAAATGT is part of the Psychroserpens ponticola genome and encodes:
- the mutS gene encoding DNA mismatch repair protein MutS, whose protein sequence is MAKKVKKETPLMKQYNAIKAKYPDALLLFRVGDFYETFGEDAVKASKILDIILTKRGAGSPTEIELAGFPHHSLNTYLPKLVKAGCRVAICDQLEDPKQTKTIVKRGVTELVTPGVALNDDILHSKTNNFLASVYFGLHAVGVSFLDVSTGEFFISQGNEEYIDKLLQNFKPSEVLVSKPNKLKYNTAFGNDFHAFYLEDWVFQDDYANETLLKHFNTKSLKGFGIEDLYEGIVASGSILHYLSETQHHKLQHITSIQRLTKGEHVWMDRFTIKNLELYQSNNQNAVTLVDVIDKTISPMGGRLLKRWLALPLVNLESIKHRHDVVEFLNEDITLLTKFQHQLKQIGDIERLISKVATVKISPREVVQLKNALEAIVPIKALAVQSKNKALQYLGEQMDACDELRERIKATLNEEAPVNILKGNTISSDFSSELKELRDLSASGKEYLDKMLERESERTGITSLKIASNNVFGYYIEVRHTHKDKVPEEWIRKQTLVSAERYITEELKEYETKILGAEERILAIEQQLFAELIHWMIGFIKPVQKNSALIAQLDCLCGFSKLAIDHNYARPILTETYELDIKNGRHPVIEKQLPHSEPYIANDVYLDREKQQIIMITGPNMSGKSAILRQTALIVLLAQMGSFVPAESATIGLTDKIFTRVGASDNISMGESTFMVEMNETASILNNISDRSLVLLDEIGRGTSTYDGISIAWAISEYLHEHPSRAKTLFATHYHELNEMSETFERIKNFNVSVKELKDNVLFLRKLVEGGSEHSFGIHVAKMAGMPQQVIHRANKILKQLEKSHSSEELTDKVKRLENDMQLSFFNLDDPLLEQIKDEIVNIDIDTLTPVEALMKLNEIKRMLLKKKHA
- a CDS encoding queuosine precursor transporter; this translates as MTLKDKLAAQKIYLFLAALFITSLVVSNLIFQKFFYWYPFDVEIFGAKLFEISVGILPYPITFLITDLISEIYGKKRANQVVVSGIFASLFSLFIILVSSNMPATSWSYVNDETFSNVFGNSAIAVFASMITYLFAQFVDIQIYHFWKHLTKGKHLWLRNNFSTWFSQFVDTFTILTLLCSFGIIPWKNFEGLLISGFLFKVIVAALDTPFLYLGVYLFRKRFGLKVNEEIELI
- a CDS encoding GyrI-like domain-containing protein, which gives rise to MMKHRIEVIEDRLIVGMKTQTSVLTINEKTKQLAKLFMPRRHEVASRIGEHVFSIQDYGDNYSPTDFNSEFDKWVAVEVKDSNDLPEGMDSFIIKSGTYVVFSFKGSVSEFPKSRAYIFQEWLPNSEYQLDPKAHFEILSENYSKDLQNIEEDIWIPVRKK
- the folK gene encoding 2-amino-4-hydroxy-6-hydroxymethyldihydropteridine diphosphokinase; the protein is MNSPNHVYIALGSNKGDRIKHLQDAVNLIFEEIGKVNSIAKVYNTPAFGFEGDDFLNTCLYAETECSAEAVLDKLLQIETKLGRSRTISETYEARTIDLDVLFYNDEIIDSKTLKVPHPELQKRKFVLHPLHDIASKLKHPVLEQTVAELLEACEDVSDIVPIKIWLKNPTKRFNFSNQNYIAIEGNIGAGKTSLAYKISQDFNAKLILERFADNPFLPKFYEEPQRYAFTLEMSFLADRYQQISDDLSQLDLFKDFMVSDYDIYKSLIFSKITLPEDEFKLYRKLFYLMYKDIAKPDLYVYLYQNTERLQENIKKRGRDYEQNIESEYLEKINSGYLDFLKNQTELNVKIIDVSEKDFVKNRADYLWLLNEICTA
- a CDS encoding RNA methyltransferase, with protein sequence MRKLKNSELDRLNVDEFKLAEKTPLIIILDNIRSLNNIGSVFRTSDAFLVEKIYLCGITATPPHNDIRKTALGSTETVDWEYVEHTIELVDKLKTEGTSIISIEQAERATMLNDFKPKANQKYALVFGNEVKGVTQDVVNASDVVIEIPQFGTKHSLNISVSCGVVVWDVFSKMNSISS